Proteins encoded by one window of Clostridium perfringens:
- a CDS encoding GTPase — protein MFKFEEYSKKIKNIEERIKQKFINANIEYNIEEDKKNTIKLVFTGQYSAGKSSIIRMLTGREDITVGAGITTQKAHIYEWNGLEIVDTPGIHTQLRPDHDEISYDAIASADMLVFVVTNELFDSHLAQHFRKLAIDKDKAGEMILVVNKMERSSEGNTLVQQSVIREDLRKVIEPYTPEELNLCFLDAESYLDSLEERDEDIELADELFSRSGYTDFIETLNYFVKKKSLASKLTTKLYKMDDGLQKAIQLLEPKSSDNDINALEENFIQQRYVLSESRNRLQEEISGIFTSSVSKIRDLGVSSANLLVEGCKKEDIESEFKKSICYANETIEKCQQEAMEKLEVRLNEIGQEIDSIENSKFSKELKLRLDGKFDGLPDNIKRILVKAGNEAQKNGNKVVKNAYKLGSKGGMKLTNFSGSSIHNIVIKAGHSIGYKFKPWQAIKITKGVAIAGQALAIVGVGLSVFMQIKSDKDEEKIREDLRKNRQNIRSQFNSAASELEDYGREFIRENIYNSLDNSIQEIDNNIREIRKTRSNRSILCNEMENLQVECRALIKEIHNM, from the coding sequence ATGTTTAAATTTGAAGAATATTCTAAGAAGATAAAAAATATAGAAGAGAGAATAAAGCAGAAATTTATAAATGCTAATATTGAATATAATATTGAAGAAGATAAGAAGAATACTATTAAGTTAGTTTTTACAGGACAATATAGCGCTGGAAAATCATCAATTATAAGAATGTTGACAGGTAGAGAAGATATTACTGTTGGTGCAGGTATAACAACACAAAAGGCACATATATATGAATGGAATGGATTAGAGATTGTAGATACACCAGGAATACACACACAGTTAAGGCCAGATCATGATGAAATATCTTATGATGCAATTGCATCAGCTGATATGCTAGTTTTTGTAGTAACTAATGAATTATTTGATTCTCATCTTGCACAGCACTTTAGAAAGCTTGCCATTGATAAGGACAAGGCAGGAGAAATGATTCTTGTTGTAAACAAAATGGAAAGATCATCTGAGGGAAATACCCTTGTACAACAAAGTGTAATAAGAGAAGATCTCAGAAAAGTCATTGAACCATATACACCAGAAGAGTTAAATCTTTGCTTTTTAGATGCAGAATCTTATTTAGATAGTTTAGAGGAAAGAGATGAAGATATTGAATTAGCAGATGAATTATTTAGTCGTAGCGGTTATACAGATTTTATTGAAACATTAAATTATTTTGTAAAGAAAAAGAGTTTAGCATCAAAGCTTACAACAAAGTTATATAAAATGGATGATGGGCTTCAGAAAGCTATTCAGCTACTTGAGCCTAAATCTTCTGATAATGATATTAATGCTTTAGAAGAAAATTTTATACAACAAAGATATGTTTTATCAGAATCAAGAAATAGATTACAAGAAGAAATAAGTGGTATTTTTACATCTTCAGTATCAAAAATAAGAGATTTGGGAGTAAGTTCAGCTAATTTATTAGTTGAGGGGTGTAAAAAAGAAGATATTGAATCAGAGTTTAAAAAGTCAATATGTTATGCTAATGAAACTATAGAAAAGTGTCAGCAAGAAGCTATGGAAAAACTTGAAGTTCGTTTGAATGAAATAGGACAAGAAATTGACTCTATAGAAAATTCAAAATTCTCAAAAGAGTTAAAATTAAGATTAGATGGTAAGTTCGATGGATTACCAGATAACATAAAAAGAATTCTAGTTAAGGCGGGTAATGAAGCACAAAAGAATGGAAATAAAGTTGTGAAAAATGCTTATAAGTTAGGAAGTAAGGGCGGAATGAAACTTACTAATTTTTCTGGAAGTTCTATTCACAATATTGTAATAAAGGCAGGTCATAGTATAGGTTATAAATTCAAACCTTGGCAAGCAATTAAGATAACTAAAGGTGTAGCTATTGCTGGTCAAGCATTAGCTATTGTTGGAGTTGGCTTATCTGTATTTATGCAAATAAAATCTGATAAAGATGAAGAAAAAATAAGAGAAGATTTAAGAAAGAATCGTCAGAATATAAGAAGTCAGTTTAATTCAGCGGCAAGCGAATTAGAGGATTATGGAAGAGAATTCATAAGAGAGAATATTTATAATTCTTTGGATAATTCTATTCAGGAGATTGACAATAATATCAGAGAGATAAGAAAAACTCGTTCTAATCGAAGTATTTTATGCAATGAAATGGAAAATTTACAAGTTGAGTGCAGAGCCTTAATTAAAGAAATACACAATATGTAA
- a CDS encoding DUF262 domain-containing protein translates to MGKPLSIFELMNNNKYSIPLYQRNFAWTYDEISQLIIDVLDSIKSRREEYHIGTLVVSEDNGEYSIIDGQQRFTALLLISLAIQNNYRDSANLKYINKINLKFSARKRSDITLKNLFECKDNIDNDELSRGYENARNALSAYVMNDEEYSDITMMDFYKYLFNKVKIFLSIMPIDLDLNLYFERFNSRGEQLEFHEIIKAELMQKLLVENTDLTVIRKFAKIWDACSDFETPVISFFKKKTKSSDIDDERERIFLNKCNEYETGKKTWKYEFKFNDIYDSMTVADENKKSLLDVLESENCTSDDNKSGKENETDEPIKYRCIINFNTFLYYVLYLTDNKKPNEIQLDDKKLNRNFAVSTRNKEWILKFGENLLKLKFIFDNLIIRNSLETNRTRVEGEWFLQKAYRVDKNDKQRGHLYVQTRYDKNSFETNNREILMLQSMFAITFTANKDTKWVYTILKFLFENASKLSSSKFGSEFMKFLEDLSITYAKERFCSGEIIDPVKLRCDKEVPVYAFNFTDYVLWKNRLILKKDYPGINFEKFSFKYRRSIEHWYPQNKEENDESRKMDNDLLHSFGNLGIISASQNSKFSNLDPMAKLANWRSIFKNQSLKIQIMAAKTDEWREWNNHKKDEIKDVESSIIKLLNEYINKF, encoded by the coding sequence ATGGGAAAACCACTTTCAATATTTGAGCTTATGAATAATAATAAATATTCAATTCCTTTGTATCAAAGAAATTTCGCTTGGACATATGATGAAATTAGTCAGCTCATAATTGATGTACTTGATTCTATAAAATCTAGAAGAGAAGAATACCATATAGGAACTCTTGTTGTTAGTGAAGATAATGGAGAATATTCTATTATTGATGGGCAACAAAGATTTACAGCATTACTTTTAATAAGTCTTGCTATTCAAAATAATTATAGAGATAGTGCAAATTTAAAATATATCAATAAAATTAATTTGAAGTTTTCTGCAAGAAAACGTTCAGATATAACTTTAAAAAACTTATTTGAATGTAAGGATAATATTGATAATGACGAACTAAGTAGAGGATACGAAAATGCTAGAAATGCTCTTAGTGCTTATGTTATGAATGATGAAGAGTATTCAGATATTACAATGATGGATTTTTATAAATATTTATTCAATAAAGTTAAAATCTTTCTAAGTATTATGCCTATTGATTTAGATTTGAATTTATATTTTGAAAGATTTAACTCAAGAGGTGAGCAGTTAGAATTTCATGAAATTATAAAAGCTGAATTAATGCAAAAGTTATTAGTTGAGAATACTGACCTTACCGTAATTCGAAAGTTTGCAAAAATTTGGGATGCTTGTTCAGATTTTGAAACTCCTGTAATTAGCTTCTTTAAAAAGAAAACTAAATCTTCAGATATTGATGATGAACGTGAGAGGATATTTTTAAATAAATGTAATGAATATGAGACAGGAAAAAAAACATGGAAATATGAATTTAAATTTAATGATATTTATGATTCAATGACTGTAGCTGATGAAAATAAAAAATCACTTTTAGATGTTTTAGAAAGCGAGAATTGTACATCTGATGATAATAAAAGTGGTAAAGAGAATGAAACGGATGAGCCTATTAAATATAGATGTATTATTAATTTTAATACCTTTTTATATTACGTGCTATATTTAACTGATAATAAGAAACCTAATGAAATTCAGTTAGATGATAAGAAACTTAACAGAAACTTTGCTGTAAGCACTAGGAATAAGGAGTGGATTTTAAAATTTGGGGAAAATCTATTGAAGTTGAAATTTATTTTTGATAATTTGATAATACGTAATTCACTTGAAACTAATAGGACAAGAGTTGAAGGGGAATGGTTCTTACAAAAAGCATATCGGGTGGATAAGAATGATAAACAAAGAGGGCATTTATATGTTCAGACTAGATATGATAAGAATTCCTTTGAAACAAATAATAGAGAAATTTTAATGTTGCAATCAATGTTTGCTATTACTTTTACTGCGAATAAAGATACAAAATGGGTATATACAATATTGAAATTTTTATTTGAAAATGCAAGTAAATTAAGTTCTTCAAAATTTGGTAGTGAATTCATGAAATTTTTAGAAGACTTGAGCATAACTTATGCTAAGGAAAGATTCTGTAGTGGTGAAATTATAGACCCAGTAAAATTGAGATGTGATAAAGAAGTTCCTGTATACGCATTTAACTTTACTGATTATGTTTTATGGAAAAACCGTTTAATATTAAAGAAGGATTATCCAGGCATTAATTTTGAAAAATTTTCTTTTAAATATAGAAGATCAATTGAGCATTGGTATCCACAAAATAAGGAAGAAAATGATGAAAGTCGCAAGATGGATAATGATTTACTACACTCTTTTGGTAATTTAGGCATTATATCTGCAAGTCAGAATTCTAAATTTAGTAATTTAGACCCTATGGCAAAACTTGCTAATTGGCGTAGTATTTTTAAAAATCAAAGTTTGAAAATACAAATTATGGCGGCTAAAACTGATGAATGGAGAGAATGGAATAACCATAAAAAAGATGAAATTAAAGATGTTGAATCATCAATCATTAAGTTGCTTAATGAGTATATAAATAAATTTTAA
- a CDS encoding DUF4318 domain-containing protein, translating to MFKKGFLIDLDVEPKTDEDICLEVAKYCGKDGLAFEFIKRNSPVIAMIDGTKYEIKKTYQTVRLLNCWVLSCREID from the coding sequence ATGTTTAAAAAAGGCTTTTTAATTGATTTGGATGTTGAACCTAAAACAGATGAGGATATTTGCCTAGAAGTTGCAAAATACTGTGGAAAAGATGGCTTGGCCTTTGAGTTTATTAAAAGAAATTCACCTGTAATTGCCATGATTGATGGAACCAAATATGAAATCAAAAAGACATATCAAACTGTTAGACTGCTTAACTGCTGGGTTTTAAGTTGTAGGGAAATAGACTAA
- a CDS encoding GTPase, whose product MEHEKLEKFDLEDVLKKCKKSASNGYDIASKHEKLLNKTLNNAKKQIEDTKNDFNKTNCCISDATKSLETQLNDIKISFDSLSKKLSNDLEKNRKNLSDFSITLFGRTMAGKSTLMEILTNGEGKSIGLGAQRTTRDVRKYRWNNLEITDVPGIGAFEGQEDEEIAFEAAKSADLILFLITDDAPQAIEAECFARIVSLGKPIICIMNVKATVSENKSIKLMMRDISKRFDRERLDSIKDQFLSYSKQMGQEWGYIPFVYVHLKAAFLSQHIDDKEKSHGLYEISQISYLKKKIVEQVINKGQFYRIKTFIDLISNPMMNSIDTLLNQSLINSTQGRTILSKKRNLENWKDKFYRDSRQQIKSLIKNINSQLKSEIALFAEEHFSDEHADKAWNKILKEKRIDTKCKDLLDNLETQCNDRIKELSREIENELKFSSYIASDSSLKMNKIIDKKRLWDWTTTILGGGLSIGAGIAFLAGATLFTPLGWAALGASIIGIVGSFLFKSRDKKENEARIKLENNLNKNVENICDSLQKEMLANLDKLVNKRIVLLTKELDRINSVIFRLADTQKELAWKINSNLVQLNIQIVTEAIHLIGAQGLEFHINSVARIPGVSTLIMLDDGKRFPDDISKNLYLLMSEKIRYVFYDENKKVLISRIIGKTINRRDINIEENIGIAHIPLENTTPDVLNRVKLAQQLSEILITK is encoded by the coding sequence TTGGAACATGAGAAATTAGAGAAGTTTGATTTAGAAGACGTACTTAAGAAATGTAAAAAAAGTGCATCAAATGGATATGACATAGCTTCAAAGCATGAGAAACTTTTAAATAAAACTTTAAATAATGCAAAAAAACAAATTGAAGATACAAAAAATGATTTTAATAAGACAAATTGTTGTATTTCAGATGCAACAAAATCTCTTGAAACTCAGCTGAATGATATTAAAATATCATTTGATTCATTGTCTAAAAAGTTAAGTAATGACTTAGAAAAAAACAGGAAAAATCTTTCAGATTTTTCTATTACATTGTTTGGTAGAACCATGGCAGGAAAATCTACTTTAATGGAGATTTTAACTAATGGTGAAGGAAAATCTATAGGTTTAGGGGCTCAACGAACAACAAGAGATGTTAGAAAATATAGGTGGAATAATCTTGAAATTACAGATGTTCCTGGGATTGGTGCCTTTGAAGGACAAGAAGACGAAGAAATCGCTTTTGAAGCAGCAAAGTCAGCTGATTTAATTTTATTTTTGATAACAGATGATGCACCACAAGCAATAGAAGCAGAATGTTTTGCGAGAATTGTAAGTCTTGGTAAACCAATTATATGTATAATGAATGTGAAAGCTACTGTATCTGAAAATAAAAGCATTAAATTAATGATGAGAGATATAAGTAAGAGATTTGATAGAGAAAGATTAGACTCAATAAAGGATCAATTTTTATCATACTCAAAGCAGATGGGACAAGAATGGGGTTATATCCCTTTTGTATATGTACATTTAAAGGCTGCATTTTTATCTCAACATATAGATGACAAAGAAAAATCTCATGGCTTATACGAAATTAGTCAGATATCATATTTGAAAAAGAAAATCGTTGAACAGGTAATAAATAAAGGACAATTTTATAGAATAAAGACTTTTATTGATCTTATTTCTAATCCAATGATGAATTCAATAGATACTTTATTAAACCAAAGTCTAATAAACAGTACACAAGGTAGAACTATTTTGAGTAAGAAAAGGAATCTTGAAAATTGGAAAGATAAATTTTATCGTGATTCTAGACAACAAATTAAATCACTTATTAAAAACATAAATAGTCAGTTGAAATCTGAAATTGCACTTTTTGCAGAAGAACATTTTTCTGATGAACATGCTGACAAAGCTTGGAATAAGATACTTAAAGAAAAAAGAATAGATACAAAGTGTAAAGATTTATTAGATAATTTAGAGACTCAATGTAATGATAGAATTAAAGAATTATCTAGAGAAATAGAAAATGAATTAAAGTTTTCATCATATATTGCATCTGATAGTTCATTGAAAATGAATAAAATAATAGATAAGAAAAGGTTATGGGATTGGACAACAACTATCTTAGGGGGTGGATTGTCAATTGGTGCGGGAATAGCATTTCTTGCAGGAGCAACTTTATTCACGCCATTAGGTTGGGCAGCATTGGGGGCATCAATAATTGGAATAGTTGGATCATTTTTGTTTAAAAGTAGAGATAAAAAAGAAAATGAAGCTCGTATAAAACTTGAAAATAATTTAAATAAAAATGTAGAAAACATTTGTGATTCTTTACAAAAGGAGATGCTTGCTAATCTTGATAAGCTTGTTAATAAAAGAATAGTATTATTAACAAAAGAATTAGATAGAATTAATTCAGTAATTTTTAGACTAGCTGATACTCAAAAGGAACTTGCATGGAAAATTAATAGTAATCTTGTTCAGTTAAATATACAGATTGTAACTGAGGCAATTCATTTAATTGGTGCTCAAGGATTAGAATTTCACATTAATTCTGTAGCTAGGATACCTGGTGTTTCTACACTTATAATGTTAGATGATGGAAAGAGATTTCCTGATGATATATCAAAAAATTTATATTTATTGATGTCTGAAAAAATAAGATATGTTTTTTATGATGAGAATAAGAAAGTGTTAATCTCTAGGATTATAGGAAAGACAATTAATAGACGCGATATTAACATTGAAGAAAATATAGGGATAGCTCACATACCATTAGAAAATACTACACCAGATGTTCTTAACCGAGTAAAATTAGCACAACAGCTTTCAGAAATATTGATTACAAAATGA
- a CDS encoding DUF262 domain-containing protein: protein MSNIKFEVRSILEILSRKGLNIPNYQRPYKWERKHIRNLYYDIREAINRNTSDYRIGTVILHNKSEKELDIVDGQQRLISIVLFLLLVNKDSLPVGAKNLLSRKYSGISQNHAKENYNEWSSLCNLISDSELYELSYYILNKCKVSVIEMPEDKLAEAFQLFDSQNNRGKKLEAHDLLKAYHLRAIGSLADETTVEKWEKYNDIEAYNGLLNLEQLFDKHLFRVRRWANGETGLTKRKNSNTSELKFTANYIDDFKGVDLNKKSYPYLKLYEELKEHGIDFPNSLCMPIINGEAFFKYIEYSYELFNKNFYEENITRNYLSDEIYSFVTSKVGKYSRNINLFINLIALFQDRFGSEALTREINEKIFVWAFYPRVMAKYIGDSMQANYAAGEKFLKKPAQKLFHLLASSTTPNDFISKINTDLFQNYTSNDIISRLNDQGGNN, encoded by the coding sequence ATGAGTAACATCAAGTTTGAAGTTAGATCTATTTTAGAGATACTATCTCGAAAAGGATTGAATATACCCAATTATCAACGACCATATAAATGGGAAAGAAAGCATATTAGAAATTTATATTATGATATAAGAGAAGCAATTAATAGAAATACTAGTGATTATAGAATAGGAACAGTAATCTTACATAATAAAAGCGAAAAAGAATTAGATATTGTTGATGGTCAACAACGATTAATCTCTATAGTTTTATTCTTGTTGTTAGTTAATAAAGATTCACTACCAGTTGGTGCAAAAAATCTATTATCGCGAAAATATTCAGGTATATCACAAAATCATGCAAAAGAAAATTACAATGAATGGAGTAGTTTGTGTAATCTTATATCAGATAGTGAGTTGTATGAATTAAGCTATTATATTTTAAATAAATGTAAAGTATCTGTTATTGAAATGCCAGAAGATAAACTTGCAGAGGCCTTTCAATTATTTGATTCGCAAAACAATCGTGGTAAGAAATTAGAGGCTCATGATCTTTTAAAGGCTTATCATTTGAGAGCTATAGGGAGCTTGGCAGATGAAACTACTGTGGAAAAATGGGAAAAGTATAATGATATAGAGGCATATAATGGTTTGTTAAATCTAGAACAATTGTTTGATAAACACTTGTTTAGGGTTAGACGCTGGGCAAATGGAGAAACAGGTTTAACAAAGAGGAAAAATAGCAATACTAGTGAACTGAAATTTACTGCAAATTACATTGACGATTTTAAAGGCGTTGATTTAAATAAAAAATCCTATCCCTACTTAAAATTATATGAAGAGTTAAAAGAACATGGAATTGATTTTCCTAATTCGCTATGTATGCCCATAATTAATGGGGAGGCCTTTTTTAAATATATTGAGTATTCTTATGAATTATTCAATAAAAATTTTTACGAAGAAAATATTACTCGTAATTATTTATCAGATGAGATATATTCTTTTGTTACAAGTAAGGTTGGAAAGTATTCAAGAAATATTAATTTATTTATTAATTTGATAGCTCTGTTTCAAGATAGATTTGGTAGTGAGGCTCTCACTAGGGAGATAAATGAGAAAATTTTTGTTTGGGCTTTTTATCCACGTGTCATGGCAAAATATATTGGTGATTCAATGCAGGCAAATTATGCAGCAGGTGAAAAGTTTTTGAAAAAGCCTGCTCAAAAACTGTTTCATTTATTAGCTTCATCAACTACACCAAATGATTTCATATCAAAGATTAATACTGATTTATTTCAAAACTATACTTCAAATGATATTATCTCAAGATTAAATGATCAGGGAGGAAATAATTAA
- a CDS encoding GNAT family N-acetyltransferase codes for MGKEYLKADEKDYEELVDFINYVFSHSGGKTDFPSLLPKVYKNKDKIKYHHIIKVDNRIKGVVGAFPLTLSLLGEKVNVVGIGSVSAHPYSKGQGYMKELMNKAICEMKNKNVDMSVLNGYRQRYEYFGYEHCGQHINFNILHVNINYKRDELINKGISIHLLDENDPNIVEKAYKLHCKKNVKIERKKEEFLDILKSWNCRIYSVFKNGEFTGYISSNNGFIEEIVIEDNNDLNFVIASYIKTFNHREVNVRVPIYEREKISQLLKICENYSITKNNNFRIFNYEKIVRIMLKLKATYSNLEDGEYNIKIINYGILKIKVHKNQVEVKKIEEKTYKAKGILKNSKDENYKAKEYFNSSGEETYKDKEALKSSGEEIYKDKEVLNTSEEEFNIELNELEAMEFLFSPIKSYFNFNKDIPNFLNSWLPLPLYIDNLDCV; via the coding sequence ATGGGGAAAGAGTATTTAAAAGCAGATGAAAAGGATTATGAGGAGTTGGTTGACTTTATAAATTATGTATTTAGTCATTCAGGTGGAAAAACGGATTTTCCATCCTTATTGCCTAAGGTATATAAGAACAAGGATAAAATTAAGTACCACCATATAATAAAAGTAGATAACAGGATAAAGGGCGTAGTAGGGGCTTTTCCATTAACCTTAAGCTTATTAGGTGAAAAAGTAAATGTAGTAGGAATTGGAAGTGTATCAGCTCATCCCTATTCAAAGGGACAAGGCTATATGAAGGAACTTATGAATAAAGCTATTTGTGAGATGAAAAATAAGAATGTGGATATGAGTGTTCTTAATGGGTATAGACAGAGGTATGAATACTTTGGATATGAACATTGTGGACAACATATAAACTTTAATATTCTACATGTAAATATAAACTATAAGCGTGATGAATTAATTAATAAGGGAATAAGCATTCATTTATTAGATGAAAATGATCCTAATATAGTAGAAAAGGCATACAAACTTCATTGTAAGAAAAATGTAAAAATAGAAAGAAAAAAAGAAGAATTCTTAGATATATTAAAATCATGGAATTGCAGAATTTACTCTGTGTTTAAAAATGGCGAATTTACTGGATATATTTCCTCCAATAATGGGTTTATTGAAGAAATAGTTATAGAGGATAACAATGATTTAAACTTTGTCATAGCTTCATACATAAAAACTTTTAATCATAGGGAAGTAAATGTAAGGGTTCCAATCTATGAAAGAGAGAAAATATCACAGCTTTTAAAGATATGTGAAAACTACTCAATTACTAAGAATAATAATTTTAGAATATTTAACTATGAAAAGATAGTGAGAATAATGCTAAAGCTAAAAGCCACTTACTCAAATCTAGAAGATGGAGAATATAACATAAAAATAATAAACTATGGCATTTTAAAGATTAAAGTCCACAAAAATCAAGTGGAAGTCAAAAAAATTGAAGAGAAAACCTATAAAGCTAAAGGAATTTTAAAAAATAGTAAAGATGAAAACTATAAAGCAAAGGAATATTTCAATAGTAGTGGGGAGGAAACCTATAAAGATAAGGAAGCTTTAAAGAGCAGTGGAGAAGAAATCTATAAAGATAAGGAAGTTTTAAATACCAGTGAAGAGGAATTTAATATTGAACTAAATGAGTTAGAAGCAATGGAATTTTTATTTTCACCAATAAAATCCTACTTTAACTTCAACAAAGATATTCCAAACTTTTTAAATAGCTGGCTACCACTTCCATTATACATAGACAATTTAGATTGTGTGTAA
- a CDS encoding DUF3784 domain-containing protein, producing MFEFIIIGAVGILFSVFGYLIMVKKKTSLIHDYHLRGVKDIKNYCSFMGGCLFLLGVVFIGFSILGFTEILTFAQMQISIFILCILDVVALLVIQEKFAGHIF from the coding sequence ATGTTTGAGTTTATCATTATAGGAGCTGTAGGAATACTTTTCTCTGTTTTTGGGTATTTAATAATGGTTAAGAAAAAAACAAGCTTAATACATGATTATCACCTAAGGGGAGTAAAGGACATTAAAAATTATTGTAGCTTTATGGGAGGATGTTTATTCCTTTTAGGCGTAGTATTTATAGGCTTTTCTATTTTAGGCTTTACTGAAATTTTAACTTTTGCACAAATGCAAATTAGTATATTTATTCTTTGTATTTTAGATGTTGTAGCACTTTTAGTTATACAGGAAAAGTTTGCAGGGCATATATTTTAA
- a CDS encoding DUF4318 domain-containing protein — protein MARKCFFIDLDDMPKTDEDICLEVERYCGENNLPFDFIKKTSPVIAKIKDNNYEITKKYENGRFLNRWILSCKAVN, from the coding sequence ATGGCTAGAAAGTGTTTTTTTATTGATTTAGATGATATGCCAAAAACTGATGAAGATATTTGTTTAGAAGTTGAAAGGTATTGTGGGGAGAATAATTTGCCTTTTGATTTTATTAAAAAAACCTCACCTGTAATTGCTAAAATTAAGGATAATAATTATGAAATTACAAAGAAATATGAAAATGGAAGATTCCTTAATCGTTGGATTTTAAGCTGTAAGGCAGTAAATTAA